From a region of the Streptomyces tirandamycinicus genome:
- a CDS encoding class I SAM-dependent methyltransferase, whose product MPSLLSNRLAKRMLRPAFSLVEQRLERATTALQADLDALHHEVADLRRQSYGLGLLLDHAGRDGHRMATATQLDTLVREVTTVTGASGEHARRDLTVAYRTVVALEALGVGRMAGSTSDICGKLATVPLLAPPNEEVLEIGTQHGLFAAALLRMLHRAGVEPRLTVVDPLAGALVPSGTAPAPVREDVVRANLALCGSRSGAQARLLRGESGDTGVRAEVSDRRYGVVVLAGDPSVAGVLADLRLAEELAAEGAVVVLDGHGDDTRPGVGEALAKRVADGSRLRILGVVAGTAFLRAE is encoded by the coding sequence ATGCCTTCCCTCCTGAGCAACCGGCTGGCGAAGCGGATGCTGCGACCGGCCTTCTCACTGGTGGAACAGCGCCTTGAGCGTGCGACCACCGCACTCCAGGCAGACCTCGACGCGCTCCACCACGAAGTGGCCGACCTGCGGCGGCAGAGCTACGGGCTCGGGCTACTGCTCGACCACGCCGGACGGGACGGCCACCGGATGGCCACCGCCACCCAACTGGACACGCTGGTCCGGGAGGTGACCACCGTGACCGGCGCGTCCGGCGAGCACGCGCGCCGCGATCTGACGGTGGCGTACCGCACGGTGGTGGCCCTCGAGGCGCTGGGCGTCGGCCGGATGGCGGGCTCGACCTCGGACATCTGCGGGAAGCTGGCGACCGTGCCGCTGCTGGCCCCGCCGAACGAGGAGGTGCTGGAGATCGGCACCCAGCACGGGCTGTTCGCGGCCGCCCTGCTGCGCATGCTGCACCGCGCGGGTGTCGAGCCGCGGCTGACGGTCGTCGACCCGCTGGCCGGCGCCCTCGTGCCGTCGGGCACCGCGCCCGCCCCGGTCAGGGAGGACGTCGTGCGCGCCAACCTGGCGCTGTGCGGGAGTCGTTCGGGCGCCCAGGCCCGGCTCCTCCGGGGTGAGTCCGGCGACACCGGTGTCCGTGCGGAGGTGTCCGACCGGCGCTACGGCGTGGTCGTCCTGGCCGGTGATCCCTCCGTGGCGGGGGTACTCGCGGATCTCCGCCTCGCGGAGGAACTCGCCGCCGAAGGCGCCGTCGTCGTCCTCGACGGACACGGCGACGACACGCGCCCCGGCGTCGGCGAGGCCCTCGCCAAGCGCGTTGCCGACGGCTCCCGGCTGAGGATCCTGGGCGTCGTCGCGGGAACGGCGTTCCTGCGGGCCGAGTGA
- a CDS encoding DUF4230 domain-containing protein: MGAVRSVSWWVKVPVGILLVAALLVAGAQLRGLPGLPGFGALFGEQTRDRSGPAVLESVQDLSRYQAATGNFQVVVDLEKDTKYVPDVLRGTRVLYVGAGSVDAYVDMGALGEKDVVVNEERTAATIRLPHAVLERPALDPDRSYAVSKQRGLLDRLGDLLSDNPNSEQAVQQLAVRHIATAAKESRLTAQAERNTTRMLEGLLRSLGFSKVTVVYGT; this comes from the coding sequence ATGGGTGCGGTGAGGTCTGTGTCGTGGTGGGTGAAGGTACCGGTCGGCATCCTGCTGGTGGCCGCGCTGCTGGTGGCGGGGGCGCAGCTGCGGGGGCTGCCGGGGCTGCCGGGGTTCGGCGCCCTGTTCGGTGAGCAGACGCGGGACCGCTCCGGGCCGGCCGTCCTGGAGTCGGTCCAGGACCTGAGCCGCTACCAGGCGGCCACGGGGAACTTCCAGGTGGTGGTGGACCTGGAGAAGGACACCAAGTACGTACCGGACGTGCTGCGGGGGACCAGGGTCCTGTACGTCGGGGCGGGCAGCGTGGACGCGTACGTCGACATGGGGGCGCTCGGGGAGAAGGACGTCGTCGTGAACGAGGAGCGCACCGCCGCGACGATCCGGCTCCCGCACGCCGTCCTGGAGCGGCCGGCGCTCGACCCCGACCGCTCCTACGCGGTCTCCAAGCAGCGCGGGCTGCTCGACCGGCTCGGCGACCTCCTCTCCGACAACCCCAACAGCGAGCAGGCGGTCCAGCAGCTCGCGGTGCGGCACATCGCCACCGCCGCGAAGGAGAGCCGTCTCACGGCACAGGCGGAGCGGAACACGACACGGATGCTGGAGGGGCTGCTGCGCTCGCTCGGGTTCAGCAAGGTGACGGTGGTCTACGGGACGTGA
- a CDS encoding SurA N-terminal domain-containing protein: MHRRRRTALALSAALVSAAPLLAACGNDAHPGAAAVVGGDRIEVSALQAEVRDVRAAQETSPEAAQLIKNTGQLNRAKLHGMIFDRILEHAAEESGVTASRKQVQDARAAAARQSGGEEQLAAMLLQQRGVAPDQIDQAVREEVLLTGLARALDADLGTPEGQQKVGAALTAASKELAIDVNPRYGTWDDAKIQLGDYKAPWITQVTRPQEGIQAGA, translated from the coding sequence TTGCACCGCCGCCGTCGCACCGCGCTCGCCCTCTCCGCCGCGCTCGTCTCGGCGGCGCCCCTGCTCGCCGCCTGCGGGAACGACGCGCACCCGGGCGCCGCGGCCGTCGTCGGGGGCGACCGCATCGAGGTGTCCGCGCTCCAGGCCGAGGTGCGGGACGTGCGGGCGGCCCAGGAGACGTCGCCCGAGGCCGCTCAGCTGATCAAGAACACCGGGCAGCTCAACCGGGCCAAGCTGCACGGGATGATCTTCGACCGCATCCTGGAGCACGCGGCGGAGGAGAGTGGCGTCACCGCCTCCCGCAAGCAGGTCCAGGACGCCCGGGCGGCCGCGGCCCGGCAGTCCGGCGGCGAGGAGCAGCTCGCCGCGATGCTGCTCCAGCAGCGCGGGGTCGCCCCGGACCAGATCGACCAGGCGGTGCGCGAGGAGGTCCTGCTGACCGGGCTGGCCCGGGCGCTGGACGCCGACCTCGGCACTCCGGAGGGCCAGCAGAAGGTCGGTGCCGCGCTGACGGCCGCGTCCAAGGAGCTCGCGATCGACGTGAACCCGCGGTACGGCACCTGGGACGACGCGAAGATCCAGCTCGGCGACTACAAGGCCCCGTGGATCACCCAGGTCACCAGGCCGCAGGAGGGCATCCAGGCCGGGGCGTAG
- a CDS encoding cytochrome P450 family protein produces MHDQPSRVPGVPGVPTVPTVPGVPAAPELFTWEFATDPYPAYAWLREHAPVHRTRLPSGVEAWLVTRYADARQALADQRLSKNPAHHDEPAHAKGKTGIPGERKAELMTHLLNIDPPDHTRLRRLVSKAFTPRRVAEFAPRVQELTDGLIDGFAQRGHADLIHEFAFPLPIYAICDMLGVPREDQDDFRDWAGMMIRHGGGPRGGVARSVKRMRGYLAELIHRKREAPGDDLISGLIKASDHGEHLTENEAAAMAFILLFAGFETTVNLIGNGMYALLRDPGQRRRLQDSLAAGETGLLATGVEELLRFDGPVELATWRFATEPLTLGGREISAGDPVLVVLAAADRDPERFAEPDTLDLGRRDNPHLGYGHGIHYCLGAPLARLEGRTALAALLGRLPDLRLAVDPSELRWRGGLIMRGLRTLPVEFTPR; encoded by the coding sequence ATGCACGACCAGCCGTCCCGCGTCCCCGGCGTCCCCGGCGTCCCCACCGTTCCCACCGTTCCCGGCGTCCCCGCCGCCCCCGAGCTCTTCACCTGGGAGTTCGCCACCGACCCCTACCCCGCCTACGCCTGGCTCAGGGAGCACGCGCCGGTGCACCGGACCCGGCTGCCCAGCGGGGTGGAGGCGTGGCTGGTGACCCGGTACGCGGACGCCCGGCAGGCCCTCGCGGACCAGCGGCTCAGCAAGAACCCGGCGCACCACGACGAGCCCGCGCACGCGAAGGGGAAGACGGGGATCCCGGGGGAGCGCAAGGCGGAGCTGATGACGCATCTGCTGAACATCGACCCGCCGGACCACACCCGCCTGCGGCGGCTGGTGTCCAAGGCGTTCACCCCGCGCCGGGTGGCCGAGTTCGCCCCGCGGGTGCAGGAGCTGACGGACGGGCTGATCGACGGTTTCGCGCAGCGGGGGCACGCGGACCTCATCCACGAGTTCGCCTTTCCGCTCCCCATCTACGCCATCTGCGACATGCTCGGCGTCCCCCGCGAGGACCAGGACGACTTCCGCGACTGGGCCGGAATGATGATCCGTCACGGCGGCGGGCCGCGCGGCGGTGTCGCCCGGTCGGTGAAGAGGATGCGCGGCTATCTGGCCGAGCTGATCCACCGCAAGCGGGAGGCGCCCGGCGACGACCTGATCTCGGGACTCATCAAGGCGTCCGACCACGGCGAGCACCTCACCGAGAACGAGGCCGCGGCCATGGCCTTCATCCTTCTCTTCGCCGGGTTCGAGACGACGGTGAACCTGATCGGGAACGGTATGTACGCGCTGCTGCGCGATCCGGGGCAGCGGCGGCGGCTCCAGGACTCGCTGGCCGCGGGCGAGACCGGCCTGCTGGCGACCGGTGTGGAGGAGCTGCTGCGCTTCGACGGGCCGGTGGAGCTCGCCACCTGGCGCTTCGCGACCGAGCCGCTGACCCTCGGCGGGCGGGAGATCTCCGCCGGCGACCCGGTCCTCGTGGTGCTGGCCGCCGCGGACCGGGACCCGGAGCGGTTCGCGGAGCCCGACACCCTCGATCTCGGCCGGCGGGACAACCCGCACCTCGGGTACGGGCACGGCATCCACTACTGCCTGGGGGCGCCGCTCGCACGGCTGGAGGGGCGGACCGCGCTGGCGGCTCTCCTCGGCAGGCTGCCCGACTTGCGGCTTGCGGTCGATCCGTCGGAATTGCGGTGGCGTGGGGGACTCATCATGCGCGGATTGCGCACTCTGCCCGTTGAATTCACCCCCCGCTGA
- a CDS encoding serine/threonine-protein kinase, whose protein sequence is MNGRVIAGRYELSTVIGQGGMGQVWTGYDQRLDRRVAVKLLRPDHMAPATAAEEMRRRFVRECRVTAQVTHPGLVTVHDAGSDGDDLYLVMQYVEGADLADHLAEHDPYPWEWAVSVAAQLCSVLGAVHAVPIVHRDLKPRNVMVKPDGTVTVLDLGVASVIDTDTTRLTHTGSPIGSPAYMAPEQAMGGAVGPYTDLYALGVLLHELLSGNVPFAGSTALGVLHRHLYEPPLPVRQLRPEVPERLEALVLRMLAKDPQRRPSGAQEVYEALAPLLPARQAAPGGPLDPTRPFLRPHAPWPDRATAPPPPDPRVVAAAAPVADRPDVAAAVDEVKRLLGEGSITRAVDILGGILPAAAAEHGERSPVVRILRKQYATTLMDDGQYRRALPELRRLADDRAAEAGPGDPQTLQFRYDAAQCLEQLGETAAALAEYRAVLPYYENHHGTGGDPSRAFDIRNRMGHLLLAMGDHTAGHQQLRNLLFDTERVYGPGHPLAVELRRSLERQRRFRTG, encoded by the coding sequence GTGAACGGACGCGTCATCGCCGGGCGCTACGAACTCTCCACCGTCATAGGCCAGGGCGGCATGGGCCAGGTCTGGACGGGCTACGACCAGCGGCTCGACCGCCGCGTGGCGGTGAAGCTGCTCCGCCCCGACCACATGGCACCCGCCACGGCCGCGGAGGAGATGCGGCGCCGCTTCGTCCGGGAGTGCCGCGTCACCGCCCAGGTGACCCACCCGGGCCTGGTCACCGTGCACGACGCGGGCAGCGACGGTGACGACCTGTACCTCGTCATGCAGTACGTCGAGGGCGCCGACCTCGCCGACCACCTCGCCGAGCACGACCCGTACCCCTGGGAGTGGGCCGTCTCCGTCGCCGCCCAGCTGTGCTCCGTCCTCGGCGCCGTGCACGCCGTCCCGATCGTCCACCGGGACCTCAAGCCGAGGAACGTGATGGTGAAGCCGGACGGCACGGTCACCGTCCTCGACCTCGGTGTGGCGTCGGTCATCGACACGGACACCACCCGGCTCACCCACACCGGGTCGCCGATCGGCAGCCCGGCGTACATGGCGCCCGAGCAGGCCATGGGCGGCGCCGTCGGGCCCTACACGGACCTGTACGCCCTCGGCGTGCTGCTCCACGAACTGCTCAGCGGCAATGTGCCCTTCGCGGGTTCCACCGCCCTGGGCGTGCTCCACCGCCACCTCTACGAGCCGCCGCTGCCGGTCCGTCAGCTCCGGCCCGAGGTCCCCGAGCGGCTGGAGGCGCTGGTGCTGCGGATGCTCGCCAAGGACCCGCAGCGCCGTCCCTCGGGCGCCCAGGAGGTGTACGAGGCGCTGGCGCCGCTGCTGCCCGCGCGGCAGGCCGCGCCCGGCGGGCCGCTCGACCCCACGCGCCCCTTCCTGCGCCCGCACGCGCCCTGGCCGGACCGGGCGACGGCCCCGCCGCCACCCGACCCGCGCGTGGTGGCGGCCGCGGCCCCGGTGGCCGACCGCCCCGATGTCGCCGCAGCGGTCGACGAGGTCAAGCGCCTGCTGGGCGAGGGCAGCATCACCCGCGCCGTGGACATCCTCGGCGGCATCCTCCCGGCCGCCGCCGCGGAGCACGGGGAGCGGTCCCCGGTCGTCCGGATCCTGCGCAAGCAGTACGCGACGACGCTTATGGACGACGGCCAGTACCGCCGGGCCCTGCCCGAGCTGCGCCGCCTCGCCGACGACCGGGCCGCGGAGGCGGGCCCGGGCGACCCGCAGACGCTGCAGTTCCGCTACGACGCGGCACAGTGCCTGGAGCAACTCGGGGAGACGGCCGCGGCGCTGGCCGAGTACCGCGCGGTACTCCCCTACTACGAGAACCACCACGGGACCGGGGGAGACCCCTCCCGGGCCTTCGACATCCGGAACCGGATGGGGCATCTGCTGCTGGCGATGGGCGACCACACCGCGGGGCATCAGCAGCTGCGGAACCTGCTGTTCGACACGGAACGCGTGTACGGCCCCGGCCATCCGCTCGCCGTCGAGCTGCGCCGGTCGCTGGAACGCCAGCGCCGGTTCCGCACCGGCTGA
- a CDS encoding Uma2 family endonuclease, translating to MSAAAEDRRDDRDDREEQYAFPVPPPGGWTADDLDRIKGLPPHTELIDGGLFFVTPQTDFHMAALRLLENELVRQAPDDLYVVREMTTKLGERDRPEPDLMVVPWRARTGPEQTWYAPDDILLAVEIVSDESVQRDRELKPRKYAAAGIRHFWRVEKNDGLPVVYVYELDPATRSYAVTGIHHNRLKVDVPCPVEIDLTAVERRRGTRD from the coding sequence ATGAGTGCCGCAGCCGAGGACCGGAGGGACGACCGGGACGACCGGGAGGAGCAGTATGCCTTCCCGGTCCCGCCCCCCGGTGGGTGGACGGCGGACGACCTCGACCGGATCAAGGGTCTCCCGCCGCACACCGAGCTGATCGACGGGGGACTGTTCTTCGTGACTCCGCAGACCGATTTCCACATGGCCGCGCTGAGGCTGCTGGAGAACGAACTGGTGCGGCAGGCACCGGACGACCTCTACGTCGTCCGGGAGATGACCACCAAGCTGGGCGAGCGCGACCGACCGGAGCCCGATCTCATGGTGGTTCCGTGGCGGGCCCGCACGGGGCCGGAGCAGACCTGGTACGCCCCGGACGACATCCTGCTCGCGGTCGAGATCGTCTCCGACGAGTCAGTCCAGCGCGACCGCGAACTCAAGCCCCGCAAGTACGCGGCGGCCGGCATCCGGCACTTCTGGCGGGTCGAGAAGAACGACGGCCTGCCCGTGGTCTACGTCTACGAACTCGATCCCGCGACGCGCTCCTACGCCGTCACGGGCATCCACCACAACCGGCTCAAGGTCGACGTCCCCTGCCCCGTCGAGATCGATCTCACCGCCGTGGAGCGGCGGCGCGGAACACGGGACTGA
- a CDS encoding nucleoside triphosphate pyrophosphohydrolase has translation MNAEAPVEPGRIVLLTASHRVAPGLLSWPAWRTLRAADRVLCADAEHPQLPYLREAGVDVEIAAPTAQELVDGCAGGRTAVVLAAGEGDRALTDGLARMAGSGRVSMPELELLPGSYDLPGARLLDLVQVMDRIRRECPWSSQQTHKGLAKYGIEEAYELVEAIEDGDRDELREELGDVLLQVVFHARIAQEASGAEGDEAFSIDDVAGTIVDKLIHRHPHVFGDARAETPEDVKEHWLRTKAVEKQRESVTDGIPLGQPGLALAAKLAGRVRTAGLDVELPTEDGDRAVGYQLLAMAVRAEAEGYDPEAALRAAARAYRDAIRTAEAAARQ, from the coding sequence GTGAACGCTGAAGCGCCCGTCGAGCCCGGCCGAATCGTCCTGCTCACCGCCAGCCACCGCGTCGCGCCCGGACTGCTGTCCTGGCCGGCGTGGCGGACCCTGCGTGCCGCCGACCGCGTGCTGTGCGCCGACGCGGAGCACCCGCAACTTCCGTACCTGAGGGAGGCGGGCGTCGACGTGGAGATCGCCGCGCCCACCGCGCAGGAGCTGGTGGACGGTTGCGCGGGAGGCCGGACCGCGGTGGTCCTCGCGGCCGGTGAGGGCGACCGGGCGCTCACCGACGGCCTGGCCCGCATGGCCGGCTCGGGCCGGGTGTCCATGCCGGAGCTGGAACTGCTGCCCGGCTCCTACGACCTCCCGGGCGCCCGGCTGCTCGATCTCGTCCAGGTCATGGACCGGATCCGCCGCGAGTGCCCGTGGTCCTCGCAGCAGACCCACAAGGGCCTCGCCAAGTACGGCATCGAGGAGGCGTACGAACTCGTCGAGGCCATCGAGGACGGGGACCGCGACGAGCTGCGGGAGGAGCTCGGCGACGTGCTTCTCCAGGTCGTCTTCCACGCGCGCATCGCCCAGGAGGCGAGCGGTGCGGAGGGGGACGAGGCGTTCTCGATCGACGACGTCGCCGGGACGATCGTCGACAAGCTCATCCACCGCCACCCGCACGTCTTCGGTGACGCCCGTGCCGAGACCCCGGAGGACGTCAAGGAGCACTGGCTGCGCACCAAGGCGGTCGAGAAGCAGCGGGAGTCGGTGACCGACGGCATCCCGCTCGGTCAGCCGGGACTCGCTCTCGCCGCGAAGCTGGCGGGCCGGGTGCGGACCGCCGGGCTGGACGTGGAACTGCCCACGGAGGACGGCGACCGCGCCGTCGGGTACCAGCTGCTCGCCATGGCCGTACGTGCGGAGGCCGAGGGCTACGACCCGGAGGCCGCCCTCCGTGCCGCGGCCCGCGCCTACCGTGACGCGATCCGCACCGCGGAGGCCGCCGCCCGGCAGTGA